From a region of the Salvelinus sp. IW2-2015 unplaced genomic scaffold, ASM291031v2 Un_scaffold4409, whole genome shotgun sequence genome:
- the LOC112077256 gene encoding proteoglycan 4-like — RGPARRGPARRDPAHGEALPEEALHEERPCLKRPCMRRGPATRGPATRGPARRGPATRDPATRDPARGEALPQETLHEERPCHKRPCHKRPCTRRDPARGEALHEERPCQKRPCQKRALPEEALPEEALPEEPLPEEPCQKSPCQKRPCQKRPCYKRPCQKRPYQKRPCTRRGPARRGSARRDPTRRGEALPQETLPEETLPQETLPETLPEVTLPQETLPEETLPQETLPQETLPQETLPDETLPDETLPEETLPQETLPEETLPEEALQEEAFPEETLPEVWRVL, encoded by the exons AAGAGGCCCTGCCAGAAGAGGCCCTGCCAGAAGAGACCCTGCGCATGGAGAGGCCCTGCCAGAAGAGGCCCTGCACGAGGAGAGGCCCTGCCTGAAGAGGCCCTGCATGAGGCGAGGCCCTGCCACAAGAGGCCCTGCCACAAGAGGCCCTGCCAGAAGAGGCCCTGCCACAAGAGACCCTGCCACAAGAGACCCTGCACGAGGAGAGGCCCTGCCACAAGAGACCCTGCACGAGGAGAGGCCCTGCCACAAGAGACCCTGCCACAAGAGACCCTGCACGAGGAGAGACCCTGCACGAGGAGAGGCCCTGCACGAGGAGAGGCCCTGCCAGAAGAGGCCCTGCCAGAAGAGAGCCTTGCCAGAGGAGGCCCTGCCAGAAGAGGCCCTACCAGAAGAGCCCTTGCCAGAAGAGCCCTGCCAGAAGAGCCCTTGCCAAAAGAGACCTTGCCAGAAGAGACCCTGCTACAAGAGGCCTTGTCAGAAGAGACCTTACCAGAAGAGACCCTGCACGAGGAGAGGCCCTGCTAGAAGAGGCAGTGCCAGAAGAGACCCTACCAGAAGAG GAGAGGCCCTGCCACAGGAGACCCTGCCAGAAGAGACCCTGCCACAGGAGACCCTGCCAGAGACCCTGCCAGAAGTGACCCTGCCACAGGAGACCCTGCCAGAAGAGACCCTGCCACAGGAGACCCTGCCACAGGAGACCCTGCCACAGGAGACCCTGCCAGACGAGACCCTGCCAGACGAGACCCTGCCAGAAGAGACCCTGCCACAGGAGACCCTGCCAGAAGAGACTCTGCCAGAAGAGGCCCTGCAGGAAGAGGCTTTTCCAGAAGAGACCCTGCCAGAAGTCTGGAGAGTTTTGTAG